A part of Procambarus clarkii isolate CNS0578487 chromosome 21, FALCON_Pclarkii_2.0, whole genome shotgun sequence genomic DNA contains:
- the LOC138367320 gene encoding zinc finger protein 543-like, with translation MKTHCPECGKKFRHPGSMKIHMLVHSGEQSHECPECGKRFSYLGGMKKHMLVHSGEKPHECLECGKKFSHPGSVKIHMLVHSGDKPHECPECGKKFRQLEQMKRHRIVHTDARPFECAECGRKFKQRATILQHMLVHLDYKPQECPECGKRFRQLGHMNRHRMAHIDKTPFECAECGRKFKDRATIIKHIFIHSGEKPHQCIECGKRFSQLGNLNQHMLVHSGDKPHECPECGRKFSQHGNLKQHMLVHSGEKPHECPECGKRFNFLRSMQRHKKIHSGTG, from the coding sequence atgaaaactcattgtccagagtgtgggaagaaattccgtCACCCTGGAAGTATGAAGattcatatgttagtgcattcaggtgagcaatctcatgagtgtccagaatgtgggaaaagattcagttaTCTTGGAGGTATGAAgaaacacatgttagtgcattcaggtgagaaacctcatgaatgtctagagtgtgggaagaaattcagtcaccCTGGAAGTGTGAAGattcatatgttagtgcattcaggtgataaacctcacgagtgtccagaatgtgggaagaaattcaggcaACTTGAACAAATGAAGAGGCACAGGATAGTGCATACGGATGCaagaccttttgaatgtgctgagtgtggcagaaAATTTAAACAACGTGCAACCATATTACAGCACATGTTGGTGCATTTGGATTACAAACCTCAAGAGTGCCcagaatgtgggaagagattcaggcagCTTGGACATATGAACAGGCATAGGATGGCTCATATTGATAAAACACCTtttgaatgtgctgagtgtggcagaaAATTTAAAGACCGTGCAACTATAATAAAGCACATTTTTATACATTCTGGTGAGAAACCTCACCAGTGTATAGAGTGTGGAAAaagattcagtcagcttggaaatTTGAATcaacacatgttagtgcattcaggtgacaaacctcacgagtgtccagagtgtgggaggaAATTCAGTCAGCATGGGAATTTGAAGcaacacatgttagtgcattcaggtgagaagcctcacgaatgtccagagtgtgggaagagattcaatttTCTTAGAAGTATGCAGAGACACAAGAAAATACATTCAGGTACAGGATAA